The proteins below come from a single Magallana gigas chromosome 10, xbMagGiga1.1, whole genome shotgun sequence genomic window:
- the LOC136272220 gene encoding uncharacterized protein: MWLTLFKTDLNSKFHKEDVKESLSIQITERGNRRVGNQCLLKLMYAPEVHRYLIVTGVDCCFHISCVTSDRVWVSDKNKLMLTDTTGVPLHHVEDSCSGLYGGLHTVNSESELIYIDRNYNIRKLSKDMKTTTTFIERTESTWEPRCVYWSRSTGDLLVGMRYIHTNTGKVTWYNQSGQLTQTILNDNTGRELYSGPNYITENNNGDVVVSDYDLWSGAVVVTEHGGRHRFSYTGPPSGSGLYPRGICTNALSHILVCDEWTRTVQILDKDGQFLSHLLTESQEMHESRSLSYDVNTNRLWVGSRLDNKVCVYRYITRQDALTDQSCVMESLSGIPTPRAEKPQQGNQCLLKLMSLPELLHSLTVKGVRCCYHISRVTSDRVWVSDHRNNLILKDTADDPLHHVEDSCSGLYRGFHTVNSESELIYIDRSYNIKKLSKDMKTTTTFIERTNSTWEPWCVYWSPSTGDLLVGMRYLHTVTGKVTRYNQSGQLTQTIQHDNTGRILTQTIQPDNTGRGLDRRPIYITENNNGDVVVSEPCAVVVTERGGRHRFAYTGPPSGSGLWPGGICTDALSHILVCDYKTKTVQMLDKDGQFLSHLLTESQEMRKPRSLSYDVNTHRLWVGSWWDNKVWVYRYITRQDALTDEHSPVLMERPCSAQHQP, encoded by the exons ATGTGGTTGACtttatttaaaacagatttaaattcaaaattccacAAGGAGGATGTGAAGGAGTCACTGAGTATtcaaatcacagagagaggaaaccgacgcgtaggaaaccagtgtctgctgaaactgatgtATGCTCCTGAGGTCCATCGATATCTTATAGTGACAGGTGTTGATTGTTGTtttcacatttcctgtgtgacatcagaccgggtctgggtcagtgataaAAACAAActcatgttgacagacacaacaggtgtccctctacatcatGTGGAGGATTCATGTAGTGGTTTATATGgaggattacacacagtgaacagtgagagtgaactgatttatatagataggaattataacatcagaaaactgtcaaaggatatgaaaaccaccaccacatttatagagagaacagaATCTACATGGGAACcacggtgtgtgtactggtcccggtccactggggatctactggtcgggatgcgTTATATACATACAAACACAGGAAAGGTAACCtggtacaaccagagtggacaactgACACAAACCATACTGAACGACAACACAGGACGGGAACTGTATAGTGGACctaactatataacagagaacaacaatggtgatgtcgtggtgtctgactatGACTTGTGGtctggtgctgtagtggtgacagagcatggaggaagacatcgtttctcctacacaggacctccatcaggatcaggactatatccacgtggaatctgtactaacgcgctgtcacacatcctggtgtgtgatgaaTGGACCAGAACAGTACAGATTTTGgacaaggacggtcagttcctgtcacatctactgacagAATCACAAGAGATGCATGAATCAcggagcctgagttatgatgtcaacactaatcgtctctgggtcggatcacgGTTGGACAACAaggtgtgtgtctacaggtatataaccagacaggacgctctgacag ATCAAAGTtgtgtgatggagtcactgagtggaATCCCAACCCCAAGGGCAGAAAAACCACAgcaaggaaaccagtgtctgctgaaactgatgtcTCTCCCCGAGTTACTTCACTCTCTCACAGTGAAAGGTGTTCGTTGTTGTTATCACATTTCccgtgtgacatcagaccgggtctgggtcagtgatcaTAGAAACAATCTCATTTTGAAAGACACAGCAGATGACCCTCTACATCATGTGGAGGATTCATGTAGTGGTTTATATAGAGGATtccacacagtgaacagtgagagtgaactgatttatatagataggagTTATAACATCAaaaaactgtcaaaggatatgaaaacaaccaccacatttatcgAGAGAACAAACTCTACATGGGAACCatggtgtgtgtactggtccccgtccactggggatctactggtcgggatgcgTTATCTACATACAGtgacaggcaaggtaacccggtacaaccagagcggACAACTGACCCAAACCATACAGCACGACAACACAGGACGGATACTGACCCAAACCATACAGCCCGACAACACAGGACGGGGACTGGATAGACGACCAatctatataacagagaacaacaatggggatgttgTGGTGTCTGAACCTTGTGCTGTAGTGGtaacagagcgtggaggaagacatcgttttgcctacacaggacctccatcaggatcaggactaTGGCCaggtggaatctgtactgacgcgctgtcacacatcctggtgtgtgattataaaaccaaaacagtacagatgttggacaaggacggtcagttcctgtcacatctactgacagAATCACAAGAGATGCGTAAACCAcggagcctgagttatgatgtcaacactcaccgtctctgggtcggatcatgGTGGGACAACAAGGTGTGGGTCTAccggtatatcaccagacaggacgctctgacag atgaacacagCCCCGTCCTGATGGAGAGGCCATGTTCAGCTCAACATCAGCCGTAG